Below is a genomic region from Ketogulonicigenium vulgare WSH-001.
GACGGCGAGCGCGAAAAGCTGGCCGGCAAGATCCAAGAGCGTTATGGCCTCGCCAAAGACGAGGTCGAGCGCGAGATCGACGACTACTTCAAGAACAAGTAACCGTCACATCAGCAAGGAGAATCCCGATGAAGGGCATTATTGCTTGGTTTCTGGGTGTGCCGATCTTTGTGATCGTAATCTTCTATGTGATCGGCATTTTCTAACTCTGTTCTCTCCCCCTGACACAGAGCTGCCCCCGAAGGTCTCCCTCCGCCTTCGGGGGTTT
It encodes:
- a CDS encoding CsbD family protein, whose product is MNWDIVKGKWAQLTGDVKAKWGELTDDDLTQIDGEREKLAGKIQERYGLAKDEVEREIDDYFKNK